In Novosphingobium sp. MMS21-SN21R, a single genomic region encodes these proteins:
- a CDS encoding DUF4347 domain-containing protein produces MLAVATALLTWHFTAALPGTEPAKFIAPIRAESSQTVSRAPLQLTRNSAASLASSGKIEVVLLDRSLHELAPALRRQGREVVEFGGANALDQIATLLERRRDIVTLHLISHGETGKLKLDGIPLDSTVIETRYAGALARIGRSLAPHGEILIYGCDIASSAQGRALAATIARLTGSTVAASENPTGAQALHGDWNLEFATGAVRSRPLAMPEWAGQLWTNELYEGGWFGDSNVPTGATGPHAKAGQTGSGRFTTMGDNTGGSGSTFSVVSLSCCTAQKITKATAFTTPTSYATAVSNNFYFYSNVVVGGTNGAALTKFQYNQVPTGSGGTSGAQMQLALYDSVTAALTPISSALTATGSTVSIQVALTPVPMVAGRRYEVRFYFWNCSTCYTDNPQLWTKANEAPTATAESYATSFNTAVSGNVLTNDTDPESQALTVSLVNGAAYTSGSNIALTNGTLNISSNGAFTFTPRSGFYGAQTFTYTASDGFGGTSTATVTIAINQADLSLTKTVNNATPFQGGAVAYTLTVTSNASSTVTATGITVLDALPSGFTFASATGTGTYSSATGVWTVGSLAPGASATMTISGTASGAKGATITNIAQITASSAVDPDSTVNNAVTTEDDYAAVSYTIINPAITITKMSTVVADGVNSSDFKAIPGATVQYCVLVTNTGNTAQTSVTVGDPLPSSLTYITGSMKSGTSCLGATTAEDDNATGTDEADPFGISISGTTITGSGGTLAAGASFAMVYRTRLN; encoded by the coding sequence TTGCTGGCCGTTGCGACGGCGCTCCTGACCTGGCACTTCACGGCTGCCCTACCCGGCACCGAACCGGCGAAGTTCATTGCACCAATTCGGGCAGAGTCCAGCCAGACGGTTTCGCGTGCCCCGTTGCAATTGACCCGGAATTCCGCGGCTAGCCTTGCCTCTTCAGGCAAAATCGAAGTGGTCTTGCTCGACAGGTCTCTGCACGAGCTTGCTCCGGCCCTGCGTCGCCAGGGACGGGAAGTCGTCGAATTCGGCGGCGCCAATGCACTTGACCAGATTGCAACTCTTCTGGAGCGCCGGCGGGACATTGTAACGTTGCACCTGATAAGCCACGGCGAGACCGGCAAGCTCAAACTTGACGGCATTCCGCTGGACAGCACCGTGATCGAAACCCGTTATGCTGGAGCGCTCGCCCGCATCGGTCGCAGCCTTGCTCCGCATGGCGAAATCCTCATCTATGGCTGCGACATTGCATCCAGCGCGCAAGGGCGTGCGTTGGCGGCAACAATTGCGCGATTGACGGGGAGCACAGTCGCAGCATCGGAAAATCCCACCGGCGCCCAGGCGCTGCATGGCGACTGGAATCTGGAATTCGCCACTGGCGCAGTCCGTAGTCGGCCACTGGCAATGCCCGAATGGGCCGGTCAACTCTGGACCAACGAGCTATATGAAGGCGGTTGGTTCGGCGATAGCAACGTGCCGACAGGAGCGACCGGTCCCCATGCCAAGGCGGGTCAGACCGGTTCCGGGCGTTTCACGACGATGGGCGACAATACCGGCGGATCCGGCTCGACTTTCAGTGTCGTCAGCCTTTCATGCTGCACAGCGCAGAAGATTACCAAGGCCACGGCATTCACTACGCCAACATCCTACGCGACGGCCGTTTCGAACAATTTTTACTTCTATAGCAACGTTGTCGTCGGTGGCACCAATGGCGCTGCGCTGACGAAATTCCAGTACAATCAGGTGCCGACTGGTTCCGGGGGAACCTCCGGCGCGCAGATGCAACTCGCGCTCTACGACAGCGTTACCGCGGCCCTGACTCCGATCAGCTCGGCGTTGACCGCGACCGGATCCACCGTGAGTATCCAAGTCGCGCTGACCCCAGTACCGATGGTGGCTGGCCGACGTTACGAAGTGCGGTTCTATTTCTGGAATTGTTCGACCTGCTACACGGACAACCCGCAGCTTTGGACCAAGGCCAACGAAGCGCCAACGGCCACGGCCGAATCCTATGCCACAAGTTTTAACACGGCGGTTTCGGGCAATGTCCTGACCAACGACACCGATCCAGAAAGTCAGGCTCTTACAGTGAGCCTGGTGAATGGCGCAGCATATACGTCGGGCTCGAATATTGCGCTGACGAACGGCACGCTCAACATTTCGAGCAACGGTGCATTCACATTCACGCCACGTTCCGGGTTCTATGGCGCGCAGACGTTCACCTACACGGCCAGCGATGGATTTGGCGGCACATCGACCGCAACGGTCACAATTGCCATCAATCAGGCTGATCTGTCGCTGACCAAGACAGTGAACAATGCCACGCCGTTCCAAGGCGGTGCCGTTGCCTACACGCTGACAGTCACCAGCAACGCATCATCCACCGTCACGGCAACGGGGATCACCGTTCTGGACGCGCTGCCATCCGGTTTCACCTTCGCATCCGCCACAGGGACCGGCACCTATTCCAGCGCGACTGGTGTCTGGACCGTGGGTTCTCTCGCTCCAGGGGCGAGTGCGACGATGACAATCAGCGGCACAGCATCGGGCGCGAAAGGCGCAACGATCACCAACATTGCACAGATTACCGCAAGTTCGGCTGTCGATCCCGATTCCACGGTGAACAACGCGGTGACAACCGAAGATGATTACGCGGCGGTTTCGTATACCATTATTAATCCGGCGATTACGATAACCAAGATGAGCACCGTCGTAGCAGATGGGGTAAACTCCAGCGATTTCAAAGCCATACCAGGTGCAACGGTGCAATATTGCGTACTCGTCACCAATACCGGAAATACAGCGCAAACTTCAGTGACCGTCGGCGATCCGCTGCCTTCGTCGCTGACGTATATTACAGGCTCAATGAAATCTGGCACCAGCTGCTTGGGCGCCACGACTGCCGAAGATGACAATGCTACCGGCACCGATGAGGCCGATCCGTTCGGAATCTCGATCAGCGGCACCACTATCACCGGCAGCGGCGGCACGCTGGCCGCAGGAGCGAGCTTTGCAATGGTTTACAGGACCCGACTGAACTGA
- a CDS encoding sigma-54 dependent transcriptional regulator, producing the protein MTRKRILIVEDIPALALMYSGHLEKAGYEAVVVDTGAAVLRALAEGEAFSALLLDLQLPDIDGLELLRTNADLLAKQPVIVVTADGSLSRAIDAMRLGAYDFLVKPLAAKRLIAVVASAVEAGPTIRADAPVQPADPLAPAATPGGFVGNCGAMREVYRQIGCIARSRATVLITGESGTGKEVCADSIHRESGRRDGAFIAINCGAIPENLLESELFGHVKGSFTGAVSDRIGAVQAAHKGTLFLDEVCEMALPLQVKLLRFLQTGTVQRVGTSRVDDVDVRIVCATNRDPLREVAEGRFREDLYYRLAVVPVHMPPLRERGNDIAELAETFLQRFAREEGKQFAPLGQAQLAALMAYRWPGNVRELQNVLRRAAVLWDGPDLPLSALPTAPSLAAAPLAAAPLPVEAPRGAEAPQTDVAAAFRGMTLDAIERLVIARAIEDAAGSLPAAAKMLGVSASTLYRKRERWASSGDVA; encoded by the coding sequence ATGACTCGCAAACGCATCCTGATCGTCGAAGACATTCCTGCGCTTGCCCTGATGTATTCAGGTCATCTCGAAAAGGCGGGCTATGAAGCGGTTGTGGTCGATACTGGGGCAGCAGTGCTGCGCGCTCTGGCGGAGGGAGAGGCATTCAGCGCCTTGCTGCTGGATCTGCAGCTTCCCGATATCGACGGGCTGGAACTGCTGCGGACCAACGCTGATCTGCTGGCGAAGCAGCCTGTCATCGTGGTAACCGCCGACGGCTCGCTATCGCGTGCCATCGACGCCATGCGGCTTGGTGCCTACGACTTTCTGGTCAAGCCTCTGGCGGCCAAGCGGCTCATCGCGGTGGTCGCCAGCGCCGTCGAGGCCGGCCCGACGATACGCGCCGATGCCCCCGTTCAACCTGCCGATCCTCTTGCACCAGCGGCGACTCCCGGCGGCTTTGTCGGCAACTGCGGTGCCATGCGCGAAGTATACCGGCAGATTGGTTGCATCGCGCGTAGCCGGGCGACGGTCCTGATTACTGGCGAAAGCGGAACCGGCAAGGAAGTCTGCGCCGACAGCATTCACCGCGAATCCGGGCGCCGTGACGGCGCATTCATTGCCATCAACTGTGGTGCCATCCCCGAAAACCTGCTCGAATCCGAGCTGTTCGGGCACGTGAAGGGCTCGTTCACCGGCGCGGTCAGTGATCGCATCGGTGCCGTCCAGGCGGCGCACAAGGGCACGCTTTTCCTCGACGAGGTGTGCGAGATGGCCCTGCCGCTGCAAGTGAAACTGCTGCGCTTTCTGCAGACCGGAACGGTCCAGCGCGTCGGCACCAGCCGGGTTGATGACGTTGACGTGCGCATTGTCTGCGCCACCAACCGCGATCCCTTGCGCGAAGTGGCCGAGGGGCGCTTTCGTGAGGACCTCTATTACCGCCTCGCCGTCGTGCCCGTGCACATGCCGCCGCTGCGCGAGCGCGGAAACGACATCGCAGAACTGGCGGAAACGTTCCTGCAGCGCTTCGCCCGCGAGGAAGGTAAGCAGTTCGCGCCGCTGGGCCAAGCCCAACTCGCAGCACTGATGGCCTATCGCTGGCCCGGCAACGTGCGCGAACTGCAGAATGTGCTGCGGCGGGCAGCGGTGCTCTGGGATGGCCCTGATCTGCCGCTGTCAGCCCTTCCCACCGCGCCATCCCTGGCGGCAGCGCCTCTTGCGGCGGCACCCCTTCCTGTCGAAGCACCTCGCGGCGCCGAGGCTCCGCAGACAGACGTCGCAGCAGCCTTTCGCGGCATGACGCTCGATGCGATCGAGCGGCTCGTCATCGCCCGCGCCATCGAGGATGCCGCCGGCAGCTTGCCCGCCGCTGCAAAGATGCTGGGCGTGAGCGCATCGACCCTCTATCGCAAGCGAGAGCGATGGGCGTCGAGCGGCGATGTTGCATGA
- a CDS encoding PAS domain-containing protein — protein MPTDIDPSSENLRLAALRRHAVLDTPAEDRFDRIAQLAKAYFRTPIALVSLIDEDRQWFKACIGLPVRETLREWAFCDHAIRNGPHSILVVEDAAADARFSSNPLVTGDPLIRFYAGAVLTTADGQNLGTLCVIDAAPRPRPSEADLDFLATLAKLVVDQLELSKARAILDEQQRLLKNAEAMSGVGHWRFDLLSQVVTWSDEVYRIHGFPVRDHVPSYADIQRLYHEDDRATLTKAVDRAVELGEGYSLGLRIRRPDGSVRHTLARAECVFDPAGKTTSIFGVFQDVTSHHLAAAALAESEEHYRLLADNVRDVIALYGADGVLRYISPSVTNLLGYLPSELLGKTPYFFIHEDDHRRVAEAFETAAKAGTDATVVYRALTKTGAVRWLEAKPRFRRDDAGRIVEISDSVRDVTDRHFREAALHQARLDADTASKAKATFLANMSHEIRTPMNGVLGFAELLAGTPMDEEQRRYVGHIADSGRSMMRLLNDILDISKIEAGQMQLAHETVDIGHKLRGIVQLMEPAAAAKGIAVAVQVHENVPSTIMGDAFRLRQVLLNLTGNAVKFTQYGEVRLTASIDGEGPSKQLRIDVSDTGIGIAADRLDAIFETFSQADVSIARKFGGTGLGLSISKQLVSLMGGHLRVASEPGRGAVFSMLLPLQLADADPRASAHVGTVPREQDAADATPRARILLAEDHLINQELMRGLARKLGFVIAIASTGAEAISMAEEAAATGTMYDLVLMDVQMPEIDGLDATRRLRSAGFSPARLPIVALTANAYPEDIAACLDAGMQGHLCKPVRVRELEEVIARYARAEPG, from the coding sequence ATGCCAACCGATATTGATCCTTCCAGCGAGAACCTGCGCCTGGCCGCGCTCCGCAGACATGCTGTTCTCGATACGCCAGCCGAAGATCGGTTCGATCGGATCGCCCAGTTGGCGAAGGCGTATTTTCGGACTCCGATCGCGCTCGTATCGTTGATCGACGAGGACCGGCAGTGGTTCAAGGCCTGCATCGGTCTGCCCGTTCGCGAAACCTTGCGCGAATGGGCGTTTTGCGATCATGCGATCAGAAACGGTCCGCATTCGATTTTGGTCGTGGAAGACGCAGCGGCTGATGCGAGGTTTTCCAGCAATCCGCTTGTCACTGGGGATCCTTTAATCCGGTTTTACGCCGGTGCCGTCTTGACCACCGCAGACGGGCAGAACCTGGGAACCTTGTGCGTCATCGATGCCGCGCCGCGACCGCGCCCCAGCGAGGCCGATCTGGATTTTCTGGCAACTCTTGCGAAATTGGTCGTCGATCAACTTGAACTTTCGAAAGCGCGGGCGATCCTTGATGAGCAACAACGCCTGCTGAAAAACGCCGAAGCGATGTCCGGTGTCGGCCATTGGCGTTTTGACCTGCTCTCTCAAGTCGTGACCTGGTCGGATGAAGTCTACCGAATTCATGGATTTCCGGTACGCGACCATGTTCCTAGCTATGCAGATATCCAGCGATTGTATCACGAAGATGATCGCGCAACGCTGACAAAGGCGGTGGATCGGGCGGTCGAATTGGGTGAGGGCTACTCGTTAGGACTGCGCATCCGGCGCCCCGATGGTTCGGTCAGGCACACCTTGGCCAGGGCAGAATGCGTTTTTGACCCTGCCGGCAAGACAACGTCCATTTTCGGTGTTTTTCAGGACGTGACGTCCCATCATCTGGCCGCCGCGGCGCTTGCTGAAAGCGAGGAGCATTACCGCCTGCTGGCCGACAATGTGAGGGACGTCATCGCACTCTACGGGGCCGATGGCGTACTTCGTTATATCTCACCATCAGTGACCAATCTGCTTGGCTATTTGCCCAGCGAATTGCTTGGAAAGACCCCGTATTTCTTTATCCATGAAGATGATCATCGGCGAGTGGCGGAAGCCTTCGAAACCGCTGCCAAAGCCGGAACCGACGCGACGGTTGTGTATCGTGCGCTGACGAAAACGGGCGCGGTCCGCTGGCTGGAAGCGAAACCAAGGTTTCGCCGCGATGACGCTGGCCGTATCGTTGAAATATCAGATTCGGTTCGTGACGTTACCGACCGTCATTTCCGCGAGGCAGCGCTGCACCAGGCTCGGCTCGATGCCGACACGGCGAGCAAGGCCAAGGCGACCTTCCTTGCCAACATGAGCCACGAAATTCGCACTCCGATGAACGGTGTCCTCGGCTTTGCTGAACTGCTTGCCGGTACCCCAATGGATGAAGAACAGCGGAGGTATGTCGGGCACATTGCCGATTCCGGTCGATCGATGATGCGGTTGTTGAACGATATCCTCGACATTTCGAAGATCGAAGCTGGCCAGATGCAGCTGGCGCATGAAACAGTCGATATCGGCCACAAGTTGCGCGGCATTGTCCAGTTGATGGAACCTGCCGCTGCTGCGAAGGGCATTGCAGTTGCCGTTCAGGTCCACGAAAACGTGCCCAGCACGATCATGGGGGATGCATTCAGGCTGCGTCAGGTGTTGTTGAACCTGACTGGAAATGCCGTGAAATTCACCCAGTACGGTGAGGTAAGGCTGACCGCGTCGATCGATGGAGAGGGTCCGTCGAAACAGCTTCGGATTGATGTCAGCGATACGGGCATCGGTATTGCTGCGGACAGGTTGGATGCCATCTTTGAAACATTCAGTCAGGCCGACGTCTCAATTGCCCGAAAGTTTGGCGGGACCGGGCTGGGGCTGTCGATCAGCAAGCAGCTTGTCAGCCTCATGGGCGGACATTTGCGGGTTGCCAGCGAGCCGGGCCGTGGCGCTGTCTTCTCGATGCTATTGCCGCTCCAGTTGGCCGATGCAGATCCTCGCGCGTCAGCGCATGTTGGCACCGTTCCCCGCGAACAAGACGCAGCCGACGCCACGCCACGCGCCAGAATACTTCTGGCAGAGGATCACCTGATCAATCAGGAACTGATGAGAGGCCTTGCAAGGAAGCTCGGGTTTGTGATCGCGATCGCCTCAACCGGTGCGGAGGCCATAAGCATGGCGGAAGAAGCCGCTGCGACCGGTACGATGTATGATCTTGTTCTGATGGACGTTCAGATGCCGGAGATTGATGGCCTCGACGCAACCCGCCGCCTGCGATCTGCTGGATTTTCGCCTGCGCGCCTGCCGATCGTGGCGTTGACGGCCAACGCCTATCCCGAAGACATTGCTGCCTGCCTGGACGCCGGTATGCAAGGGCACCTTTGCAAGCCCGTGCGCGTGCGTGAACTCGAGGAAGTCATTGCGCGCTATGCCAGAGCAGAACCAGGATGA
- a CDS encoding Hpt domain-containing protein, with protein MEPAQHYDGLLDEETIRAILNLFETSSRDLVEDTLAALENGNRVQAMKGLHSLKGVALAVGAQRLGAEARRIEQVTAATPIDCAKLRAVYLETIEKVREFLGRSSLVP; from the coding sequence TTGGAACCCGCACAGCACTACGATGGGCTGCTTGACGAAGAGACCATCCGCGCGATCCTGAACCTGTTCGAAACTTCGTCTCGCGATCTGGTTGAGGACACACTGGCCGCGTTGGAAAATGGGAACCGGGTGCAGGCGATGAAAGGCCTGCATTCGCTCAAAGGTGTAGCCTTAGCTGTCGGTGCGCAACGGCTGGGCGCTGAAGCCAGGCGGATCGAACAAGTGACGGCAGCGACGCCGATTGACTGTGCGAAGTTGCGTGCAGTCTATTTGGAAACCATTGAAAAAGTGCGAGAATTCCTGGGACGTTCAAGTCTGGTGCCATAG
- a CDS encoding response regulator transcription factor has protein sequence MPKNSNLVSRVAVVDDHPLCRMSLKAMIQAVDPSIIVVEFDNISALVACDDKDQFKVIFLDLALPDGQGLMNVSIIRSVARHAPVVVVTADEKPETRSGALQLGAAGFWPKSGKISEMEEILRDVLQHREVEPAPRAGKAADSALQEGEAVVTAESANLLSRAQLKVFSQLAKGHSNKVIAFDLGISEATVKSHLAAIYRALGATNRSQSLIKAKELGLIA, from the coding sequence TTGCCGAAAAATTCAAATCTCGTAAGCAGAGTTGCTGTAGTCGACGACCACCCTCTATGCCGAATGTCTCTCAAGGCGATGATTCAGGCCGTGGATCCGTCAATTATCGTTGTCGAATTCGACAATATTTCTGCCCTGGTCGCTTGTGACGATAAAGATCAGTTCAAAGTCATTTTTCTGGATCTCGCACTTCCTGATGGCCAGGGATTGATGAACGTTTCAATCATCCGCTCAGTTGCTCGGCATGCACCGGTCGTGGTCGTGACCGCGGACGAGAAACCAGAGACCCGCAGCGGGGCCTTGCAACTCGGCGCGGCGGGATTCTGGCCCAAGTCGGGAAAAATATCTGAAATGGAGGAAATTCTGCGCGACGTTCTGCAACATCGCGAGGTCGAGCCTGCACCGCGAGCGGGCAAAGCGGCTGACTCGGCGTTGCAGGAAGGGGAAGCGGTTGTAACCGCCGAATCCGCGAACCTGCTTTCGCGCGCGCAACTCAAGGTCTTCAGCCAGCTTGCAAAGGGACATTCCAACAAGGTCATCGCATTCGACCTCGGGATTTCCGAGGCAACGGTGAAGAGTCACCTTGCGGCCATTTATCGCGCACTTGGAGCGACAAACCGCTCTCAGTCGCTGATAAAGGCCAAGGAACTTGGCTTGATCGCATAA
- a CDS encoding PAS domain S-box protein, whose amino-acid sequence MTFASGHLSPNRMLWARDGIIVLLAVFEAHFIRRHSGALTVFLVPSIMLAAVFALERPGQWYQTARMVLAAMIGLMIGGITSTNAAAASVLAGMQAMIGAAVLKKLAPDGLDLTRPDAVIKLAVVALVIAPVFSLMFGVVMLSLDGTLPALTAAGAGTSLWAFVQVHALQWILPNAFGIVTATPIFLGALGDRSLQLPNLFSRKRVAGFAAVGALTAAVFLSEGHTYIFFVCPALVWVSLSLGIRDTAAAHLFSLLIATVAVANGNGPADVLAIPAASRYFYLDVAYLCCYGCILPIAASMEARRRLEKELAQTLTFTSQILHNMQEVVFRTDATGRLTFLNPAWEAMTGFAVAETLQGTDAAVLDLSDLVGRRANSSQPDGADADELRVHRSYVRRDGETREADISLRMIRAPDGTVEGTTGSIRDVSDQWRYMTALEASEQRFRQLCDTSPIGILRCDREGLITYVNQRIELLMMTPAATIIGKPWGEVLGLDNAQLTNQINRSLMTPGAVFDNEVNYCDQAGVKRWLTFTATGEFESGSRINGYIAAVTDVTQRKASDLELAKRTRELRLVTENINDMVFRIGLDGRCLYVTPSVREVLGHDPHAIVGMPVLIRIHPEDIDDVRECFGQLMQGTVDLLSVAYRSLPATSNTDYLWLEANCRLLRNRKGEPFEIVASVRDITARKLLEVDLIEARHRAEQAAATKSEFLANLSHEIRTPMNGVIGLAELLLDHSLDDTSRNYVRLISESGATMMKLLNDILDIAKIDSGRLQLSVEPFDLHDCLTDSLSLMTASAVGKGLALNLSIAPDVPRSILGDSLRLRQILANLIGNAVKFTKAGEIRLSAKVESDELVVSVEDTGIGIAQVYQTKVFEDFMQADADIASGYGGTGLGLPISRRIAEAMGGTLTLSSTPGVGTTLVLRIRLNLPDATTVSARLPALLAASQPLAPMRLLVAEDGRTNQMIVTAMLEKLGHKVALAQTGEEAIAMVREAIAANQPFAAVLMDIQMPGMDGMTATRLLRQSGITPSMLPIVAVTANGYQESIDDCLAAGMQGHLVKPVRSAEIAAELARIASLNPASLPTRQ is encoded by the coding sequence ATGACCTTCGCTTCCGGCCATCTTTCACCGAACCGGATGCTATGGGCTCGTGATGGCATCATCGTTCTGTTGGCCGTGTTCGAAGCGCATTTCATCCGCCGCCATTCCGGCGCGTTGACGGTCTTTCTCGTCCCTTCGATCATGCTCGCGGCCGTGTTCGCGCTGGAGCGACCCGGGCAGTGGTACCAGACTGCGCGCATGGTTTTGGCCGCGATGATCGGCCTCATGATCGGCGGCATCACCTCGACTAACGCGGCTGCGGCTTCGGTGTTGGCGGGTATGCAGGCAATGATCGGTGCTGCAGTACTCAAAAAGCTGGCGCCGGACGGTCTAGACCTGACAAGGCCTGACGCCGTGATCAAGCTAGCTGTCGTGGCCCTTGTGATTGCGCCGGTATTCAGCCTGATGTTCGGCGTGGTGATGCTGTCGCTGGACGGAACCCTGCCGGCGCTGACAGCAGCCGGGGCAGGCACCAGTCTCTGGGCTTTTGTGCAAGTCCATGCGCTCCAATGGATCCTGCCTAATGCCTTTGGCATCGTTACCGCCACCCCGATCTTTCTGGGCGCACTTGGAGACAGGTCTCTGCAATTGCCCAACCTGTTCTCGCGCAAGAGAGTGGCCGGTTTCGCCGCAGTCGGCGCTCTCACCGCCGCTGTCTTTCTCAGCGAAGGCCACACCTATATATTCTTCGTCTGTCCAGCGCTGGTCTGGGTCAGTTTGTCGCTGGGGATCCGCGATACCGCTGCGGCGCATCTGTTCTCATTGTTGATCGCCACTGTGGCGGTTGCCAACGGGAATGGCCCGGCTGACGTGCTGGCGATACCTGCCGCGAGCCGATATTTCTATCTCGATGTCGCCTATCTGTGCTGCTACGGCTGCATCCTGCCGATCGCGGCTTCGATGGAAGCACGCCGCCGCCTCGAAAAGGAGCTGGCGCAAACCCTCACTTTCACCTCCCAGATTCTCCACAACATGCAGGAAGTCGTGTTCCGCACCGATGCTACGGGACGGCTCACCTTTCTCAATCCGGCGTGGGAGGCGATGACCGGCTTCGCAGTGGCGGAAACGCTACAGGGCACGGATGCCGCGGTGCTCGATCTGAGCGATCTTGTTGGCAGGCGAGCCAATTCCAGCCAGCCGGACGGCGCAGATGCCGACGAGTTGCGGGTCCACCGCAGCTATGTCCGCCGCGATGGCGAAACGCGCGAGGCAGACATCAGCCTTCGCATGATCCGTGCGCCCGACGGAACGGTTGAAGGGACCACCGGCAGCATACGTGATGTATCCGATCAATGGCGGTACATGACAGCGCTGGAAGCCAGCGAGCAGCGGTTTCGCCAGCTATGCGATACGTCTCCGATCGGGATCCTGCGCTGCGATCGCGAGGGCCTGATCACATATGTCAACCAACGCATCGAACTGCTGATGATGACACCTGCTGCCACGATCATCGGCAAACCTTGGGGCGAAGTGCTTGGTCTGGACAACGCCCAACTGACCAACCAGATCAATCGCTCGCTGATGACACCCGGCGCCGTATTCGACAACGAGGTCAACTACTGCGATCAGGCCGGCGTCAAACGGTGGCTGACATTCACTGCAACAGGCGAATTTGAAAGCGGCTCCCGGATCAACGGTTACATCGCGGCGGTGACCGACGTTACGCAGCGCAAGGCCAGCGACCTCGAACTGGCAAAGCGCACGCGCGAGCTGCGGCTGGTCACCGAGAACATCAACGACATGGTCTTCAGGATCGGGCTGGACGGCCGGTGCCTTTACGTCACGCCTTCGGTGCGCGAGGTGCTGGGCCACGATCCCCACGCCATCGTCGGCATGCCAGTCCTGATCCGCATTCATCCCGAAGATATCGACGATGTCCGCGAATGTTTCGGCCAGCTCATGCAGGGAACTGTAGACCTGCTGAGCGTCGCATACCGGTCCCTGCCCGCAACGTCGAATACGGATTACCTCTGGCTCGAAGCCAATTGCCGGTTGCTGAGAAACCGCAAGGGCGAACCATTCGAGATTGTCGCCTCGGTGCGGGACATAACGGCGCGCAAGCTTCTCGAAGTCGATCTGATCGAGGCCCGCCACCGCGCCGAACAGGCAGCCGCGACGAAGAGCGAGTTCCTCGCCAACCTCAGTCACGAGATCCGCACGCCGATGAACGGGGTCATCGGTCTGGCAGAGCTGCTGCTGGATCACAGCCTTGACGATACCAGCCGCAACTATGTCCGGCTGATCTCGGAATCCGGCGCGACCATGATGAAGCTGCTCAACGACATTCTGGACATCGCCAAGATCGACTCCGGGCGGCTGCAACTCTCGGTCGAGCCTTTCGATCTGCACGATTGCCTCACGGATTCGTTGAGCCTGATGACCGCCAGCGCGGTCGGCAAGGGCCTTGCCCTCAACCTTTCCATCGCGCCCGATGTGCCGCGTAGTATCCTGGGTGACAGCCTGCGGCTTCGCCAGATTCTCGCCAACCTGATCGGCAATGCAGTCAAGTTCACCAAGGCAGGTGAAATCCGTCTGTCCGCGAAAGTCGAGAGCGACGAGTTGGTCGTCTCGGTGGAAGATACCGGAATCGGCATCGCGCAAGTATATCAGACAAAGGTCTTCGAGGACTTCATGCAAGCCGATGCAGACATTGCCAGCGGGTATGGCGGCACGGGGCTGGGCCTGCCGATCTCGCGCCGCATCGCCGAGGCCATGGGCGGAACCTTGACCCTCAGCAGCACGCCCGGTGTCGGGACCACGCTGGTGCTGCGGATCAGGCTGAACCTGCCAGACGCGACCACCGTGTCGGCACGATTGCCAGCCCTGCTCGCCGCGTCGCAACCGCTTGCGCCAATGCGCCTGCTGGTGGCCGAGGACGGCCGCACCAACCAGATGATCGTGACAGCCATGCTGGAGAAGCTGGGCCATAAGGTCGCTCTGGCGCAGACTGGCGAGGAAGCGATTGCCATGGTCCGCGAGGCCATCGCCGCGAACCAGCCCTTCGCCGCGGTTCTGATGGACATCCAGATGCCGGGCATGGACGGCATGACCGCCACCCGTTTGCTGCGGCAAAGCGGCATCACCCCCTCGATGCTCCCGATCGTTGCCGTAACCGCGAACGGCTATCAGGAAAGCATCGACGACTGCCTCGCGGCCGGGATGCAAGGGCACCTGGTCAAGCCCGTGCGCAGCGCCGAGATCGCGGCCGAACTTGCGCGCATCGCCAGCTTGAACCCGGCCAGCCTCCCTACTCGGCAGTAG